Proteins from one Nymphalis io chromosome 23, ilAglIoxx1.1, whole genome shotgun sequence genomic window:
- the LOC126777622 gene encoding protein lingerer-like isoform X4, whose product MSLGARATKGGAKKDGKQDKGKAAEKPQPKEKTKPQATTEQLRMANMIDCKSEDPSDVRRMVTELMDMTRRTEEEVCSALHDTNNDMAAACNLLYEESQRIQGEWQTREKKKKKPASTAGNGDVEAPRDTARSRSGPRTRRGEGEGGAARGRGAGRGRGGARGGRGAGRGARRGAPARAHAPRDGADWPHAPDTGGNIDSFPTTEDWDNEEWSGSLSDTKVFTPSVNTQNAGSDADGTSAQPPATEDWECTAETNGPREPHIPTYTYHNTQQHIPPQLSANSAPPPKSEPDSNYHAQHHQPMGMSGSLSAAQTQYLSQLTQQAQRHDASVYTSNYGVYGDISTQRKTQRVRVPPPSKIPSSAVEMPGGPESGGGVFLDVQFGALESDALHDAPAACALAAPPAPPAPPAPPKVTQAETQPVSSSHETTTEAPSNSYPNTNSMQLSESLSVAETTPVSQPVTTESTVTNSTSLDKLSASMKQLGVAGAAGAAGAAGAADAAPPQPHHHYAHHRPKTVGQQNVYAHHAVSHHPPVYGANVYAQQVNSTNASLTGASLASAYPSSVTLTQYQPIINSYQQTPASSAVSGVTAAYGGSALYTAAPYSAHPAPYHHPPKHHKDAQPQYDSSVAASNSLTSTSTTQTSTAKVATTTVSGAAGAGAASSAASSAGATGATGAAGYAGGALYGGAYAYDEQLMRSGLPHHMGGYYEVGYSAREGTFGLGAGERFGRTDAASPQQVPAALPPGYAYFYQPPPTTYQYGVYPTYGGGSSVGGVGGVGGVGGVGGVGVGGVSGGGKVSAYSQQQQPPYDAQDTYKPGGPYTGSASKAAAGATELSSAMYGKAHVALNKVNSYEKAGFHSGTPPPFGAGSHLYIPAPPHHHPHHHAPQQHQMDGRVNSSHNRRESGSAGRSGAAKPAASKPSYSQSYWAPN is encoded by the exons ATGAGTTTGGGTGCGCGCGCCACCAAGGGTGGTGCGAAGAAGGATGGGAAACAGGACAAAGGCAAGGCCGCAGAAAAGCCTCAGCCTAAGGAAAAGACGAAACCACag GCAACCACAGAACAACTTCGTATGGCAAATATGATCGACTGCAAAAGCGAAGATCCGTCTGACGTACGAAGAATG GTTACCGAACTCATGGATATGACTCGACGTACCGAAGAAGAGGTCTGTTCAGCACTACATGACACCAACAACGACATGGCAGCTGCTTGCAATCTTCTGTACGAGGAGAGTCAGCGGATACAG GGTGAATGGCAAACCAgagagaagaagaagaaaaagccCGCTTCGACCGCCGGCAACGGAGACGTGGAGGCGCCGCGAGACACCGCCCGCAGCCGCTCCGGGCCGCGCACAC GACGCGGCGAGGGCGAGGGCGGGGCggcgcgcgggcgcggcgcggggcgcgggcggggcggcgcgcgcggcgggcgcggcgcggggcgcggcgcgcggcgggGCGCGCCGGCCCGCGCGCACGCGCCGCGCGACGGCGCCGACTGGCCGCACGCGCCCGACACCG GTGGCAACATCGACTCATTTCCTACCACAGAAGACTGGGACAATGAGGAGTGGTCTGGCTCTCTTTCAGATACTAAG GTGTTCACGCCGAGCGTGAATACGCAGAACGCAGGCAGCGACGCAGACGGCACGTCCGCACAACCGCCCGCCACA GAGGATTGGGAGTGTACCGCGGAGACAAATGGTCCACGGGAACCTCACATCCCAACTTACACCTACCACAATACACAGCAACACATCCCG CCGCAACTGAGCGCAAACAGCGCCCCGCCGCCCAAAAGCGAACCCGACAGCAATTACCATGCGCAGCACCACCAG CCGATGGGTATGTCAGGAAGCCTGAGTGCGGCGCAGACGCAGTACCTGTCGCAGCTCACGCAGCAGGCGCAGAGGCACGACGCCA GTGTCTACACGAGCAACTACGGCGTGTACGGCGACATTTCCACACAGCGCAAGACGCAGCGAGTACGAGTACCGCCGCCATCTAAG ATCCCGTCGTCGGCGGTGGAGATGCCGGGCGGGCCGGAGAGCGGCGGCGGCGTGTTCCTGGACGTGCAGTTCGGCGCGCTGGAGTCGGACGCGCTGCACGACGCGCCCGCCGCCTGCGCGCTCGCCGCGCCGCCCGcaccgcccgcgccgcccgcgccgcccaaG GTCACACAAGCAGAAACACAGCCAGTATCCTCAAGTCATGAAACAACGACAGAGGCCCCAAGCAACAGTTATCCCAACACAAACAGTATG CAGTTAAGTGAAAGCTTATCGGTAGCAGAAACGACGCCAGTGAGTCAACCGGTTACGACAGAATCTACAGTTACAAACAGCACAT CGCTGGACAAGCTGTCGGCGTCCATGAAGCAGCTGGGCgtggcgggcgcggcgggcgcggcgggcgcggcgggcgcggcggacGCGGCGCCGCCGCAGCCGCACCACCACTACGCGCACCACCGGCCCAAG ACGGTCGGACAGCAAAACGTGTACGCCCATCACGCAGTGTCGCATCACCCGCCCGTGTACGGAGCTAATGTTTACGCGCAAcag GTGAATTCCACAAACGCGTCGCTAACGGGCGCCTCGCTGGCGAGTGCGTACCCCTCCAGCGTCACGCTCACACAGTACCAGCCCATCATCAACTCCTACCAG CAGACGCCGGCGTCGTCGGCGGTGTCGGGCGTGACGGCGGCGTACGGCGGCAGCGCGCTGTACACGGCGGCGCCCTACTCCGCGCACCCCGCGCCCTACCACCACCCGCCCAAGCACCACAAGGACGCGCAGCCGCAGTACGACAGCTCCGTGGCCGCCAGCAACAGCCTGACCAGCACGTCCACCACGCAGACGTCGACGGCCAAGGTGGCCACCACGACGGTGAGCGGCGCGGCCGGCGCGGGCGCCGCGTCGTCGGCGGCCAGCTCGGCCGGCGCTACGGGCGCTACGGGCGCGGCCGGCTACGCGGGCGGCGCGCTCTACGGCGGCGCCTACGCCTACGACGAGCAGCTCATGAGGAGTGGCCTGCCGCACCACATG GGTGGATACTATGAAGTTGGCTACAGTGCGCGGGAAGGAACATTTGGATTGGGAGCTGGAGAGAGGTTTGGTAGGACAGACGCTGCGTCACCTCAACAG GTTCCTGCCGCGTTACCTCCAGGCTATGCATACTTCTACCAACCACCGCCTACAACGTACCAGTATGGTGTCTATCCCACG TACGGTGGTGGATCCAGCGTAGGGGGTGTTGGCGGAGTGGGAGGAGTCGGTGGTGTAGGCGGAGTTGGAGTTGGCGGTGTGTCCGGCGGTGGTAAGGTTTCTGCGTACTCGCAGCAGCAGCAACCGCCCTACGACGCGCAAGACACTTACAAACCTG GCGGCCCCTACACGGGCAGCGCCAGCAAGGCGGCGGCCGGCGCCACCGAGCTCTCCAGCGCCATGTACGGGAAGGCGCACGTCGCGCTCAACAAGGTCAAT AGCTACGAGAAGGCCGGTTTCCACAGCGGCACCCCGCCCCCCTTCGGCGCCGGCTCGCACCTGTACATCCCCGCGCCGCCCCACCACCACCCGCACCACCACGCGCCGCAGCAGCACCAG ATGGATGGTCGGGTGAACAGTAGTCATAATAGGCgg GAGAGCGGGTCTGCGGGTCGCTCGGGCGCCGCCAAGCCGGCCGCCAGCAAGCCCTCCTACTCGCAGTCCTACTGGGCGCCCAACTAG
- the LOC126777622 gene encoding protein lingerer-like isoform X3: MSLGARATKGGAKKDGKQDKGKAAEKPQPKEKTKPQATTEQLRMANMIDCKSEDPSDVRRMVTELMDMTRRTEEEVCSALHDTNNDMAAACNLLYEESQRIQGEWQTREKKKKKPASTAGNGDVEAPRDTARSRSGPRTRRGEGEGGAARGRGAGRGRGGARGGRGAGRGARRGAPARAHAPRDGADWPHAPDTGGNIDSFPTTEDWDNEEWSGSLSDTKVFTPSVNTQNAGSDADGTSAQPPATEDWECTAETNGPREPHIPTYTYHNTQQHIPPQLSANSAPPPKSEPDSNYHAQHHQPMGMSGSLSAAQTQYLSQLTQQAQRHDASVYTSNYGVYGDISTQRKTQRVRVPPPSKIPSSAVEMPGGPESGGGVFLDVQFGALESDALHDAPAACALAAPPAPPAPPAPPKQVTQAETQPVSSSHETTTEAPSNSYPNTNSMLSESLSVAETTPVSQPVTTESTVTNSTSLDKLSASMKQLGVAGAAGAAGAAGAADAAPPQPHHHYAHHRPKTVGQQNVYAHHAVSHHPPVYGANVYAQQVNSTNASLTGASLASAYPSSVTLTQYQPIINSYQQTPASSAVSGVTAAYGGSALYTAAPYSAHPAPYHHPPKHHKDAQPQYDSSVAASNSLTSTSTTQTSTAKVATTTVSGAAGAGAASSAASSAGATGATGAAGYAGGALYGGAYAYDEQLMRSGLPHHMGGYYEVGYSAREGTFGLGAGERFGRTDAASPQQVPAALPPGYAYFYQPPPTTYQYGVYPTYGGGSSVGGVGGVGGVGGVGGVGVGGVSGGGKVSAYSQQQQPPYDAQDTYKPGGPYTGSASKAAAGATELSSAMYGKAHVALNKVNSYEKAGFHSGTPPPFGAGSHLYIPAPPHHHPHHHAPQQHQMDGRVNSSHNRRESGSAGRSGAAKPAASKPSYSQSYWAPN, translated from the exons ATGAGTTTGGGTGCGCGCGCCACCAAGGGTGGTGCGAAGAAGGATGGGAAACAGGACAAAGGCAAGGCCGCAGAAAAGCCTCAGCCTAAGGAAAAGACGAAACCACag GCAACCACAGAACAACTTCGTATGGCAAATATGATCGACTGCAAAAGCGAAGATCCGTCTGACGTACGAAGAATG GTTACCGAACTCATGGATATGACTCGACGTACCGAAGAAGAGGTCTGTTCAGCACTACATGACACCAACAACGACATGGCAGCTGCTTGCAATCTTCTGTACGAGGAGAGTCAGCGGATACAG GGTGAATGGCAAACCAgagagaagaagaagaaaaagccCGCTTCGACCGCCGGCAACGGAGACGTGGAGGCGCCGCGAGACACCGCCCGCAGCCGCTCCGGGCCGCGCACAC GACGCGGCGAGGGCGAGGGCGGGGCggcgcgcgggcgcggcgcggggcgcgggcggggcggcgcgcgcggcgggcgcggcgcggggcgcggcgcgcggcgggGCGCGCCGGCCCGCGCGCACGCGCCGCGCGACGGCGCCGACTGGCCGCACGCGCCCGACACCG GTGGCAACATCGACTCATTTCCTACCACAGAAGACTGGGACAATGAGGAGTGGTCTGGCTCTCTTTCAGATACTAAG GTGTTCACGCCGAGCGTGAATACGCAGAACGCAGGCAGCGACGCAGACGGCACGTCCGCACAACCGCCCGCCACA GAGGATTGGGAGTGTACCGCGGAGACAAATGGTCCACGGGAACCTCACATCCCAACTTACACCTACCACAATACACAGCAACACATCCCG CCGCAACTGAGCGCAAACAGCGCCCCGCCGCCCAAAAGCGAACCCGACAGCAATTACCATGCGCAGCACCACCAG CCGATGGGTATGTCAGGAAGCCTGAGTGCGGCGCAGACGCAGTACCTGTCGCAGCTCACGCAGCAGGCGCAGAGGCACGACGCCA GTGTCTACACGAGCAACTACGGCGTGTACGGCGACATTTCCACACAGCGCAAGACGCAGCGAGTACGAGTACCGCCGCCATCTAAG ATCCCGTCGTCGGCGGTGGAGATGCCGGGCGGGCCGGAGAGCGGCGGCGGCGTGTTCCTGGACGTGCAGTTCGGCGCGCTGGAGTCGGACGCGCTGCACGACGCGCCCGCCGCCTGCGCGCTCGCCGCGCCGCCCGcaccgcccgcgccgcccgcgccgcccaaG CAGGTCACACAAGCAGAAACACAGCCAGTATCCTCAAGTCATGAAACAACGACAGAGGCCCCAAGCAACAGTTATCCCAACACAAACAGTATG TTAAGTGAAAGCTTATCGGTAGCAGAAACGACGCCAGTGAGTCAACCGGTTACGACAGAATCTACAGTTACAAACAGCACAT CGCTGGACAAGCTGTCGGCGTCCATGAAGCAGCTGGGCgtggcgggcgcggcgggcgcggcgggcgcggcgggcgcggcggacGCGGCGCCGCCGCAGCCGCACCACCACTACGCGCACCACCGGCCCAAG ACGGTCGGACAGCAAAACGTGTACGCCCATCACGCAGTGTCGCATCACCCGCCCGTGTACGGAGCTAATGTTTACGCGCAAcag GTGAATTCCACAAACGCGTCGCTAACGGGCGCCTCGCTGGCGAGTGCGTACCCCTCCAGCGTCACGCTCACACAGTACCAGCCCATCATCAACTCCTACCAG CAGACGCCGGCGTCGTCGGCGGTGTCGGGCGTGACGGCGGCGTACGGCGGCAGCGCGCTGTACACGGCGGCGCCCTACTCCGCGCACCCCGCGCCCTACCACCACCCGCCCAAGCACCACAAGGACGCGCAGCCGCAGTACGACAGCTCCGTGGCCGCCAGCAACAGCCTGACCAGCACGTCCACCACGCAGACGTCGACGGCCAAGGTGGCCACCACGACGGTGAGCGGCGCGGCCGGCGCGGGCGCCGCGTCGTCGGCGGCCAGCTCGGCCGGCGCTACGGGCGCTACGGGCGCGGCCGGCTACGCGGGCGGCGCGCTCTACGGCGGCGCCTACGCCTACGACGAGCAGCTCATGAGGAGTGGCCTGCCGCACCACATG GGTGGATACTATGAAGTTGGCTACAGTGCGCGGGAAGGAACATTTGGATTGGGAGCTGGAGAGAGGTTTGGTAGGACAGACGCTGCGTCACCTCAACAG GTTCCTGCCGCGTTACCTCCAGGCTATGCATACTTCTACCAACCACCGCCTACAACGTACCAGTATGGTGTCTATCCCACG TACGGTGGTGGATCCAGCGTAGGGGGTGTTGGCGGAGTGGGAGGAGTCGGTGGTGTAGGCGGAGTTGGAGTTGGCGGTGTGTCCGGCGGTGGTAAGGTTTCTGCGTACTCGCAGCAGCAGCAACCGCCCTACGACGCGCAAGACACTTACAAACCTG GCGGCCCCTACACGGGCAGCGCCAGCAAGGCGGCGGCCGGCGCCACCGAGCTCTCCAGCGCCATGTACGGGAAGGCGCACGTCGCGCTCAACAAGGTCAAT AGCTACGAGAAGGCCGGTTTCCACAGCGGCACCCCGCCCCCCTTCGGCGCCGGCTCGCACCTGTACATCCCCGCGCCGCCCCACCACCACCCGCACCACCACGCGCCGCAGCAGCACCAG ATGGATGGTCGGGTGAACAGTAGTCATAATAGGCgg GAGAGCGGGTCTGCGGGTCGCTCGGGCGCCGCCAAGCCGGCCGCCAGCAAGCCCTCCTACTCGCAGTCCTACTGGGCGCCCAACTAG
- the LOC126777622 gene encoding protein lingerer-like isoform X2, with translation MSLGARATKGGAKKDGKQDKGKAAEKPQPKEKTKPQATTEQLRMANMIDCKSEDPSDVRRMVTELMDMTRRTEEEVCSALHDTNNDMAAACNLLYEESQRIQGEWQTREKKKKKPASTAGNGDVEAPRDTARSRSGPRTRRGEGEGGAARGRGAGRGRGGARGGRGAGRGARRGAPARAHAPRDGADWPHAPDTGGNIDSFPTTEDWDNEEWSGSLSDTKVFTPSVNTQNAGSDADGTSAQPPATEDWECTAETNGPREPHIPTYTYHNTQQHIPPQLSANSAPPPKSEPDSNYHAQHHQPMGMSGSLSAAQTQYLSQLTQQAQRHDASVYTSNYGVYGDISTQRKTQRVRVPPPSKIPSSAVEMPGGPESGGGVFLDVQFGALESDALHDAPAACALAAPPAPPAPPAPPKQVTQAETQPVSSSHETTTEAPSNSYPNTNSMQLSESLSVAETTPVSQPVTTESTVTNSTSLDKLSASMKQLGVAGAAGAAGAAGAADAAPPQPHHHYAHHRPKTVGQQNVYAHHAVSHHPPVYGANVYAQQVNSTNASLTGASLASAYPSSVTLTQYQPIINSYQTPASSAVSGVTAAYGGSALYTAAPYSAHPAPYHHPPKHHKDAQPQYDSSVAASNSLTSTSTTQTSTAKVATTTVSGAAGAGAASSAASSAGATGATGAAGYAGGALYGGAYAYDEQLMRSGLPHHMGGYYEVGYSAREGTFGLGAGERFGRTDAASPQQVPAALPPGYAYFYQPPPTTYQYGVYPTYGGGSSVGGVGGVGGVGGVGGVGVGGVSGGGKVSAYSQQQQPPYDAQDTYKPGGPYTGSASKAAAGATELSSAMYGKAHVALNKVNSYEKAGFHSGTPPPFGAGSHLYIPAPPHHHPHHHAPQQHQMDGRVNSSHNRRESGSAGRSGAAKPAASKPSYSQSYWAPN, from the exons ATGAGTTTGGGTGCGCGCGCCACCAAGGGTGGTGCGAAGAAGGATGGGAAACAGGACAAAGGCAAGGCCGCAGAAAAGCCTCAGCCTAAGGAAAAGACGAAACCACag GCAACCACAGAACAACTTCGTATGGCAAATATGATCGACTGCAAAAGCGAAGATCCGTCTGACGTACGAAGAATG GTTACCGAACTCATGGATATGACTCGACGTACCGAAGAAGAGGTCTGTTCAGCACTACATGACACCAACAACGACATGGCAGCTGCTTGCAATCTTCTGTACGAGGAGAGTCAGCGGATACAG GGTGAATGGCAAACCAgagagaagaagaagaaaaagccCGCTTCGACCGCCGGCAACGGAGACGTGGAGGCGCCGCGAGACACCGCCCGCAGCCGCTCCGGGCCGCGCACAC GACGCGGCGAGGGCGAGGGCGGGGCggcgcgcgggcgcggcgcggggcgcgggcggggcggcgcgcgcggcgggcgcggcgcggggcgcggcgcgcggcgggGCGCGCCGGCCCGCGCGCACGCGCCGCGCGACGGCGCCGACTGGCCGCACGCGCCCGACACCG GTGGCAACATCGACTCATTTCCTACCACAGAAGACTGGGACAATGAGGAGTGGTCTGGCTCTCTTTCAGATACTAAG GTGTTCACGCCGAGCGTGAATACGCAGAACGCAGGCAGCGACGCAGACGGCACGTCCGCACAACCGCCCGCCACA GAGGATTGGGAGTGTACCGCGGAGACAAATGGTCCACGGGAACCTCACATCCCAACTTACACCTACCACAATACACAGCAACACATCCCG CCGCAACTGAGCGCAAACAGCGCCCCGCCGCCCAAAAGCGAACCCGACAGCAATTACCATGCGCAGCACCACCAG CCGATGGGTATGTCAGGAAGCCTGAGTGCGGCGCAGACGCAGTACCTGTCGCAGCTCACGCAGCAGGCGCAGAGGCACGACGCCA GTGTCTACACGAGCAACTACGGCGTGTACGGCGACATTTCCACACAGCGCAAGACGCAGCGAGTACGAGTACCGCCGCCATCTAAG ATCCCGTCGTCGGCGGTGGAGATGCCGGGCGGGCCGGAGAGCGGCGGCGGCGTGTTCCTGGACGTGCAGTTCGGCGCGCTGGAGTCGGACGCGCTGCACGACGCGCCCGCCGCCTGCGCGCTCGCCGCGCCGCCCGcaccgcccgcgccgcccgcgccgcccaaG CAGGTCACACAAGCAGAAACACAGCCAGTATCCTCAAGTCATGAAACAACGACAGAGGCCCCAAGCAACAGTTATCCCAACACAAACAGTATG CAGTTAAGTGAAAGCTTATCGGTAGCAGAAACGACGCCAGTGAGTCAACCGGTTACGACAGAATCTACAGTTACAAACAGCACAT CGCTGGACAAGCTGTCGGCGTCCATGAAGCAGCTGGGCgtggcgggcgcggcgggcgcggcgggcgcggcgggcgcggcggacGCGGCGCCGCCGCAGCCGCACCACCACTACGCGCACCACCGGCCCAAG ACGGTCGGACAGCAAAACGTGTACGCCCATCACGCAGTGTCGCATCACCCGCCCGTGTACGGAGCTAATGTTTACGCGCAAcag GTGAATTCCACAAACGCGTCGCTAACGGGCGCCTCGCTGGCGAGTGCGTACCCCTCCAGCGTCACGCTCACACAGTACCAGCCCATCATCAACTCCTACCAG ACGCCGGCGTCGTCGGCGGTGTCGGGCGTGACGGCGGCGTACGGCGGCAGCGCGCTGTACACGGCGGCGCCCTACTCCGCGCACCCCGCGCCCTACCACCACCCGCCCAAGCACCACAAGGACGCGCAGCCGCAGTACGACAGCTCCGTGGCCGCCAGCAACAGCCTGACCAGCACGTCCACCACGCAGACGTCGACGGCCAAGGTGGCCACCACGACGGTGAGCGGCGCGGCCGGCGCGGGCGCCGCGTCGTCGGCGGCCAGCTCGGCCGGCGCTACGGGCGCTACGGGCGCGGCCGGCTACGCGGGCGGCGCGCTCTACGGCGGCGCCTACGCCTACGACGAGCAGCTCATGAGGAGTGGCCTGCCGCACCACATG GGTGGATACTATGAAGTTGGCTACAGTGCGCGGGAAGGAACATTTGGATTGGGAGCTGGAGAGAGGTTTGGTAGGACAGACGCTGCGTCACCTCAACAG GTTCCTGCCGCGTTACCTCCAGGCTATGCATACTTCTACCAACCACCGCCTACAACGTACCAGTATGGTGTCTATCCCACG TACGGTGGTGGATCCAGCGTAGGGGGTGTTGGCGGAGTGGGAGGAGTCGGTGGTGTAGGCGGAGTTGGAGTTGGCGGTGTGTCCGGCGGTGGTAAGGTTTCTGCGTACTCGCAGCAGCAGCAACCGCCCTACGACGCGCAAGACACTTACAAACCTG GCGGCCCCTACACGGGCAGCGCCAGCAAGGCGGCGGCCGGCGCCACCGAGCTCTCCAGCGCCATGTACGGGAAGGCGCACGTCGCGCTCAACAAGGTCAAT AGCTACGAGAAGGCCGGTTTCCACAGCGGCACCCCGCCCCCCTTCGGCGCCGGCTCGCACCTGTACATCCCCGCGCCGCCCCACCACCACCCGCACCACCACGCGCCGCAGCAGCACCAG ATGGATGGTCGGGTGAACAGTAGTCATAATAGGCgg GAGAGCGGGTCTGCGGGTCGCTCGGGCGCCGCCAAGCCGGCCGCCAGCAAGCCCTCCTACTCGCAGTCCTACTGGGCGCCCAACTAG